A single genomic interval of Streptomyces sp. NBC_00663 harbors:
- the yaaA gene encoding peroxide stress protein YaaA, translating to MLVLLPPSEGKAASGRGAPLKLESLSLPGLTEARGAVLGELVELCAGDEEKAREVLGLSEGLRGEVGKNAELLSAGARPAGEIYTGVLYDSLGLASLDTAAKRRAGRQLLVFSGLWGAVGIADKIPSYRCSMGVKLPGLGALGAHWRAPMAEVMPEAAGAGLVLDLRSSAYAAAWKPKGEVAGRTASVRVLHAPTRKVVSHFNKATKGRIVRSLLSAGIAPTGPAELVEALRDLGYVVEVEPPKGAGKAWTLDVLVDEIH from the coding sequence GTGCTTGTCCTGCTGCCGCCGTCCGAAGGCAAGGCCGCCTCCGGTCGTGGCGCCCCGCTGAAGCTGGAGTCGTTGTCGCTGCCGGGGCTGACCGAGGCCCGGGGCGCTGTGCTCGGTGAGCTCGTCGAGCTGTGCGCCGGCGACGAGGAGAAGGCGCGCGAGGTGCTCGGGCTGAGCGAGGGGCTGCGGGGTGAAGTCGGGAAGAACGCGGAACTGCTGAGCGCCGGAGCGCGGCCCGCCGGGGAGATCTACACCGGCGTCCTCTACGACTCGCTCGGCCTCGCCTCTCTCGACACCGCCGCGAAGAGGCGGGCGGGGCGGCAACTGCTCGTGTTCTCCGGACTGTGGGGGGCCGTCGGGATCGCCGACAAGATCCCCTCGTACCGGTGCTCCATGGGCGTGAAGCTGCCGGGGCTCGGGGCGCTGGGGGCGCACTGGCGGGCGCCGATGGCCGAGGTCATGCCGGAGGCCGCGGGGGCGGGGCTGGTGCTCGATCTGCGGTCCTCCGCGTACGCCGCCGCCTGGAAGCCGAAGGGTGAGGTGGCCGGGCGGACGGCGAGCGTGCGGGTGCTGCACGCGCCGACGCGGAAGGTGGTCAGCCACTTCAACAAGGCGACCAAGGGGCGGATCGTACGGAGTCTGCTGTCGGCGGGCATCGCGCCGACGGGGCCCGCCGAGCTGGTGGAGGCGCTCCGGGACCTCGGGTACGTCGTGGAGGTCGAGCCGCCGAAGGGGGCCGGGAAGGCCTGGACGCTGGATGTGCTGGTGGACGAGATCCACTGA
- a CDS encoding RNB domain-containing ribonuclease, translating to MPRRHISVTGAPEAPLRAALTALRTKLGVSDAYPPEALADAARPPVLPAYDATDIPLFTIDPPTSVDLDQAMHLARRGTGYRVRYAIADVAAFVVPGSALDEETHRRVMTLYFPDEKVPLHPPQLSEGAASLLPDQVRPAALWTIDLDAEGRTEAVDVRRALVRSRAKLDYEGVQKEIDGGTAEEPLALLKVIGRLREELEVARGGISLNVPEQEIVERDGGYELTYRAPLPADGWNAQISLLTGMAAADLMLAHGTGVLRTLPAAPDGAVGRLRRTAHALHIDWPHHVSYAALVRSLDPAVPHHAAFLQECTTLLRGAGYTVFRDGNVPTLATHSAVAAPYAHCTAPLRRLADRYASEICLAAVAGEAVPDWVLAAFDELPHEMAEGGRRAGTVERECVDIVEAALLKDRVGEVFDGCVVEVEERRPTVGVVQLESPAVIGKVESPEPLPLGERLRVRLTQADLARSAKVRFVPA from the coding sequence ATGCCTCGCCGCCACATCAGCGTGACCGGCGCCCCCGAAGCCCCTCTCCGGGCCGCCCTCACCGCACTGCGCACCAAACTCGGAGTGTCGGACGCCTATCCGCCCGAGGCGCTGGCCGACGCCGCGCGTCCCCCCGTACTCCCGGCGTACGACGCCACCGACATCCCCCTGTTCACCATCGACCCGCCCACGTCCGTCGACCTCGACCAGGCGATGCACCTCGCCCGCCGGGGCACCGGCTACCGCGTCCGGTACGCCATCGCCGACGTCGCCGCGTTCGTCGTACCCGGATCGGCCCTGGACGAGGAGACCCACCGCCGGGTGATGACCCTCTACTTCCCCGACGAGAAGGTCCCCCTGCACCCGCCCCAGCTGAGCGAGGGCGCGGCCAGCCTGCTCCCGGACCAGGTGCGCCCCGCGGCCCTGTGGACGATCGACCTCGACGCGGAGGGCCGGACGGAGGCCGTCGACGTCCGCCGGGCCCTGGTCCGCAGCCGGGCCAAGCTGGACTACGAGGGCGTACAGAAGGAGATCGACGGGGGCACCGCGGAGGAGCCACTGGCCCTGCTGAAGGTGATCGGCCGGCTGCGGGAGGAGCTGGAGGTGGCCCGGGGCGGCATCTCCCTGAACGTCCCCGAGCAGGAGATCGTCGAGCGGGACGGGGGCTATGAGCTGACGTACCGCGCCCCGCTCCCCGCGGACGGCTGGAACGCCCAGATCTCCCTGCTGACGGGTATGGCCGCGGCCGACCTGATGCTCGCGCACGGCACCGGCGTACTCCGCACGCTCCCCGCCGCTCCCGACGGCGCGGTCGGCCGCCTGCGCCGCACGGCCCACGCCCTGCACATCGACTGGCCGCACCATGTGTCGTACGCGGCGCTGGTGCGGTCGTTGGACCCGGCCGTCCCGCATCACGCGGCGTTTTTGCAGGAGTGCACGACGTTGCTGCGCGGGGCGGGTTACACGGTCTTCCGGGACGGAAACGTGCCGACTCTTGCCACCCACTCGGCGGTGGCAGCCCCGTACGCCCACTGCACGGCCCCGCTCCGCCGCCTCGCCGACCGGTACGCGTCGGAGATCTGTCTGGCGGCGGTGGCGGGGGAGGCGGTGCCGGACTGGGTGCTGGCCGCTTTTGACGAGTTGCCGCACGAGATGGCCGAGGGGGGCAGGCGGGCGGGCACGGTCGAGCGGGAGTGCGTCGACATCGTGGAGGCGGCGCTGCTGAAGGACCGGGTGGGGGAGGTCTTCGACGGGTGCGTGGTGGAGGTGGAGGAGCGCCGGCCGACGGTGGGGGTGGTGCAGTTGGAGTCCCCGGCGGTGATCGGCAAGGTCGAGAGCCCGGAGCCGTTGCCCCTGGGGGAACGGCTGCGGGTCCGCCTCACACAGGCAGATCTCGCTCGCTCGGCGAAGGTGCGTTTCGTGCCCGCGTGA
- a CDS encoding MerR family transcriptional regulator, producing MRIGELAAAVGVTTRTVRHYHHQGLLPEPERLSNGYRDYTLRHAVVLARIRRLTELGLGLAEVRDALADDTKKDLAEILQELDADLARQEAAIHVRRMRLRALLDAGELPAEGPVSPELASLFRDMAPLADSPMAVKDREVLALIETAAAPEQRERMITAVASALASPQDVARANEAYALLDALADAEPDDPRVEEAARTLAALIPPELLPATESANDLEHQEHGFLRAFYADFAPAQAEAIRRALRLHTGDT from the coding sequence ATGCGGATCGGAGAACTCGCCGCCGCCGTCGGCGTCACCACGCGGACCGTGCGGCACTACCACCATCAGGGGCTGCTGCCGGAGCCGGAGCGGCTGAGCAACGGGTACCGGGACTACACGCTGCGGCACGCCGTCGTGCTCGCGCGGATCCGGCGGCTCACCGAACTGGGCCTCGGGCTGGCCGAGGTGCGGGACGCGCTGGCCGATGACACGAAGAAGGACCTCGCCGAGATCCTTCAGGAGCTGGACGCCGATCTCGCCCGGCAGGAGGCGGCCATCCATGTGCGGCGCATGCGGCTGCGGGCGCTGCTCGACGCGGGCGAACTGCCCGCCGAGGGGCCCGTCTCCCCCGAACTGGCCTCGCTGTTCCGGGACATGGCGCCGCTCGCCGACTCCCCCATGGCGGTCAAGGACCGTGAGGTGCTCGCGCTGATCGAGACCGCCGCCGCACCCGAGCAGCGGGAGCGGATGATCACCGCCGTCGCCTCCGCGCTGGCTTCCCCGCAGGACGTGGCCCGGGCGAACGAGGCGTACGCGCTGCTCGACGCCCTCGCCGACGCCGAACCGGACGACCCCCGGGTCGAGGAGGCGGCCCGTACGCTCGCCGCCCTCATCCCGCCCGAACTGCTCCCCGCCACGGAATCCGCCAACGACCTCGAACACCAGGAACACGGCTTCCTGCGCGCCTTCTACGCCGACTTCGCCCCGGCCCAGGCGGAGGCCATCCGCCGCGCTCTGCGCCTCCACACGGGGGACACATGA
- a CDS encoding APC family permease — protein sequence MASMDVPADVPKRASATQAAPVARAMPAPVLSWVTLALMTTASVASLRAAPTMAVYGLACVFLYLVPAVVFLLPTALVSAELASGWSGGVYRWVSEGLSKPLGFLAVWCQFAMTIFYYPSLLAFVASTIAYVIDPSLASNGLYTAIVIMVLYWTGVWVSSRGTKALAGLSSWGLIIGTLVPGTILVVLGIIFLGQGNPSAAPMTSSHLLPAWTGLASLVLIVNNFLSYSGMEMNAVHVSSLKDPAKEYPKSMFLAVGLVLLIFILPALAISWVVPADQTSLTAGVMQAFNAFFSYFHIGWMTPIAAVMLVAASLGGMLTWLAGPSKGLLEISRSEGYLPPYLQKLNKFGIQQNILVTQGVVTTVIALMYALIPNVSSVYWIFSTITTQVYLIVYLLMFAAAVRLRKTQPDHPRGYRVPALHLMCAVGLLSSLAALAIGFVPPSQFGGSSVWSYVLFIGGGLVVLGLLIPYAFLKFRKPSWRTEAAATEGGAS from the coding sequence ATGGCATCGATGGACGTCCCCGCCGACGTGCCGAAGCGGGCGTCGGCGACGCAGGCGGCGCCCGTGGCGCGAGCCATGCCTGCCCCCGTCCTCAGCTGGGTGACCCTGGCCCTGATGACCACCGCGTCCGTGGCCAGTCTGCGGGCCGCGCCGACGATGGCCGTGTACGGGCTCGCCTGCGTGTTTCTCTACCTCGTCCCGGCGGTCGTGTTCCTGCTGCCCACCGCGCTGGTGTCGGCGGAGCTCGCGTCCGGGTGGAGCGGTGGCGTCTATCGGTGGGTGAGTGAAGGGCTGAGCAAGCCGCTCGGGTTCCTCGCCGTGTGGTGTCAGTTCGCGATGACGATCTTCTACTACCCGAGCCTGCTGGCGTTCGTCGCCAGCACCATCGCGTACGTCATCGACCCCTCCCTCGCCTCCAACGGCCTCTACACCGCCATCGTCATCATGGTCCTGTACTGGACGGGCGTGTGGGTGTCCTCCCGGGGGACCAAGGCCCTTGCCGGGCTGTCCAGTTGGGGGCTGATCATCGGGACGCTCGTGCCCGGCACGATCCTCGTCGTGCTCGGCATCATCTTCCTCGGGCAGGGCAATCCCTCCGCCGCGCCGATGACCTCCAGCCATCTGCTGCCGGCGTGGACCGGGCTCGCCAGCCTCGTGCTGATCGTCAACAACTTCCTCTCCTACTCCGGCATGGAGATGAACGCCGTCCATGTGTCGTCGCTGAAGGACCCGGCGAAGGAATACCCCAAGTCGATGTTTCTGGCTGTGGGGTTGGTGCTGCTCATCTTCATCCTCCCGGCGCTGGCGATCAGTTGGGTCGTGCCCGCCGACCAGACCAGTCTCACCGCCGGCGTGATGCAGGCGTTCAACGCCTTCTTCTCCTACTTCCACATCGGCTGGATGACCCCGATCGCCGCCGTGATGCTGGTGGCCGCCTCGCTCGGCGGCATGCTCACCTGGCTCGCCGGACCGTCCAAGGGTCTGCTGGAGATCTCCCGCAGCGAGGGCTATCTGCCGCCCTACCTGCAGAAGCTCAACAAGTTCGGCATCCAGCAGAACATCCTGGTCACCCAGGGTGTCGTCACCACTGTCATCGCCCTGATGTACGCGCTGATCCCGAACGTCTCCAGCGTCTACTGGATCTTCTCGACGATCACTACGCAGGTGTACCTCATCGTGTATCTGCTGATGTTCGCCGCCGCTGTCCGACTGCGGAAGACCCAGCCCGATCATCCCCGCGGCTACCGCGTACCCGCCCTGCACCTGATGTGCGCGGTCGGCCTTCTGTCCTCCCTCGCGGCGCTCGCGATCGGCTTCGTGCCGCCCTCGCAGTTCGGTGGCAGCAGCGTCTGGTCGTACGTCCTGTTCATCGGCGGCGGCCTGGTCGTCCTCGGCCTGCTCATCCCGTACGCCTTCCTCAAGTTCCGCAAGCCCAGCTGGCGTACGGAGGCGGCGGCGACCGAAGGGGGCGCGTCATGA
- a CDS encoding dipeptidase has protein sequence MTMSELASRIAALMPRAHQDLTDLVAIPSVADPRQYPPEECHKAAQWVADAFAGVGLRDVHLAETPDGSHAVIGHRPPPPGAPTVLLYCHYDVQPPLDDAAWTTPPFTLTERDGRWYGRGTADCKGNIVMHLTALRALGEDIPVGLKFVAEGSEEQGTGGLEAYVVQHPEQFLADALLVCDTGNAEVGTGTATITLRGLASLVVTVDTLGGEVHSGMFGGPAPDALAALIQMLATLRDPKTGATRINGLDCHGTWAGVGYDEAQFRADAGVLDGVQLTGTGTVADRLWARPAVTVLGVDCPPVVGSAAAVPPTARARVSLRVPPGTDAQAALKALTRHLTDAAPWGARVTVETEGTGSPFRAATDGPAYTALGKAMRQVYGKPLAFLGQGGSIPLCNVLATTYPRAEIVLMGVEEPRCLIHAPNESVDPSEIERMAHVEALFLHEYAAGQRR, from the coding sequence ATGACCATGAGTGAACTGGCCTCGCGCATCGCCGCGTTGATGCCCCGCGCCCACCAGGACCTCACCGACCTCGTCGCCATCCCCTCCGTCGCCGACCCCCGTCAGTACCCGCCCGAGGAGTGCCACAAGGCCGCCCAGTGGGTCGCCGACGCCTTCGCCGGGGTCGGGCTGCGCGACGTCCATCTCGCCGAGACCCCCGACGGCAGCCACGCCGTCATCGGCCACCGCCCGCCCCCGCCCGGTGCCCCCACCGTGCTCCTCTACTGCCACTACGACGTCCAGCCCCCGCTCGACGACGCCGCCTGGACCACCCCGCCGTTCACGCTCACCGAACGAGACGGCCGCTGGTACGGGCGTGGCACCGCCGACTGCAAGGGCAACATCGTCATGCACCTCACCGCGCTCAGGGCGCTCGGCGAGGACATCCCGGTGGGGCTGAAGTTCGTCGCGGAGGGCTCGGAGGAGCAGGGCACCGGTGGTCTGGAGGCGTACGTCGTCCAGCACCCGGAACAGTTCCTCGCCGACGCCCTGCTGGTGTGCGACACCGGCAACGCCGAGGTCGGCACCGGCACCGCCACCATCACCCTGCGTGGCCTCGCCAGCCTCGTCGTCACCGTCGACACGCTGGGCGGCGAAGTCCACTCGGGCATGTTCGGCGGTCCCGCCCCCGACGCGCTGGCCGCCCTCATCCAGATGCTGGCCACCCTCCGCGACCCGAAGACCGGGGCCACCCGTATCAACGGGCTGGACTGCCACGGGACTTGGGCCGGCGTCGGCTACGACGAGGCACAGTTCCGCGCCGACGCCGGCGTCCTGGACGGCGTACAGCTCACCGGCACCGGCACGGTCGCCGACCGACTGTGGGCCCGCCCGGCCGTCACCGTGCTCGGCGTCGACTGCCCGCCGGTCGTCGGCTCCGCCGCCGCCGTGCCGCCCACCGCCCGCGCCCGTGTCAGCCTGCGCGTGCCGCCCGGCACCGACGCCCAGGCCGCGCTCAAGGCCCTCACCCGGCATCTCACGGACGCGGCCCCCTGGGGCGCCCGGGTGACGGTCGAGACCGAGGGCACCGGCTCCCCCTTCCGGGCCGCCACCGACGGTCCCGCCTACACGGCCCTCGGCAAGGCCATGCGGCAGGTCTACGGCAAGCCCCTCGCCTTCCTCGGCCAGGGTGGATCGATTCCGCTGTGCAACGTCCTCGCCACCACCTACCCCCGCGCCGAGATCGTCCTCATGGGCGTAGAGGAGCCCCGTTGTCTCATCCACGCGCCCAACGAGAGCGTCGACCCGTCCGAGATCGAGCGCATGGCGCACGTGGAGGCACTGTTCCTGCACGAGTACGCCGCAGGGCAGAGGCGATGA